The following DNA comes from Nocardioides sp. JQ2195.
AGTTCGTCGGCGCTGGAGAGCTGTTCGGCGCCCTTGTTGACACGTCTGAGCAACTTGACGGCCTTGTTGGCTTTTGCCACCGCCACAACAGCGTCCCCAAGCACCGGCACTACCCCTGCCGCGGAGAGACCCGCAGAGTCCCAGTCACCTTGGATGCTGAACCAAATCCCATTGGTCACGTCTGCCGGTGTGCCAACGACGGGCAGCGTCGACACCACATCAAGAATGGAATGCCCGTTGTCACGCAGGAAGTAGGCGATGGCCATGGCGCCGCGGCCCAACCCTCGATACCAAACGCTGCCCCGCCGCTCCGCTTCGGCTGCCAGCGCATCGTGATAGTCATCGAGAACGAACCCGTCCGCCCTGGGACCCACGGCGTCCTCCGCATACGATCCACCGGTCGCACGCACGGCAGAGGTGAGTGCCGTCACCAACGCACTCGAACCGGCACCATCGGCGTCAGCGATGCCCGACTCGGTGCGCTCGAAGAAGAGATAGTGGGCGAAGTTGCCCATGAGGTGGTCTTCACCGTTGAACGTGACGTTCTTGGTGCCTGGCTGGAAGTCCACGAAGGCCCAACCCGCCGCTTCGGAATTCGACGTGAGTGCGGCCATCAACGCCACCATTCCGTCAGTGAGGAATGCCCCATTGGGTGCAGGTGCATAGGCGGCCGCGGTGGCGCGACCCGGGATGAACGAAGTTGAGTCCCCGATAGTGGTGTAGCGCGGTCGCTGTCTTCGTGACCGGCGTGTATGTCGGACGTGGACGCGGCCACCGCGTGATCCTTCGAGTCAACCTTCCACAGAATCCTCGAATGGAGTCATCACGATGACCGCTCCCCACATTGTCGACCCTGCCGGCCTGCTCGGCGAAGCCCTCGCTGAGGCGAGTCCAGATCTCATGCGCTCGCTGCTCCAGTCGATCATCAACACCCTGCTCAGTGCCGATGCCGACGCCGTGGTCGGTGCCGAGTACGGCCGCCCGACCCCGAGCCGGACCAGCCAGCGCAACGGTTATCGCCACCGCGACCTCGACACCCGCGTCGGCACCGTCGACGTCTCGATCCCCAAGCTCAGGAAGGGCACCTATTTCCCTGAGTGGCTCCTCGAGCGTCGCAAGCGCGCCGAGTCTGCGCTGATTACCGTCGTGGCCGACTGCTACCTCGCCGGGGTGTCCACCCGGCGGATGGACAAGCTCGTCAAGACCCTCGGCATCGACTCACTCTCGAAGTCCCAGGTCTCGCGGATGGCAGCTGAGCTCGACGAGCACGTCGAACAGTTCCGGCACCGGCCCTTGGATGCAGCGGGGCCGTTCACGTTCGTCGCCGCCGACGCGTTGACGATGAAGGTCCGCGAGGGCGGCCGTGTGATCAACGCGGTCGTCCTGGTCGCGACCGGCGTCAACGGCGACGGACACCGCGAGGTCCTCGGCATGCGCGTCGCGACGTCAGAGACCGGTGCGGCGTGGAACGAGTTCTTCGCCGACCTCACAGCCCGCGGCCTGAGCGGTGTCCGCCTCGTCACCTCCGATGCCCACGCCGGGCTGGTCGAGGCGATCGCGGCGAACCTGCCCGGCGCCAGCTGGCAGCGTTGCCGCACTCACTACGCAGCGAACCTCATGTCGACCACACCGAAGACGATGTGGCCTGCTGTGAAGGCGATGCTGCACTCGGTCTACGACCAGCCCGACGCGCCCGCCGTGCACGCCCAGTTCGACCGGCTGCTCGACTACGTCGCCGACAAACTCCCTGAGGTCCACGAGCACCTCGACGGTGCCCGTGCCGACATCCTCGCCTTCACCGCGTTCCCGAAAGACGTCTGGACCCAGATCTGGTCCAACAACCCCGCCGAACGCCTCAACCGCGAGATCCGGCGCCGCACCGACAGCGTTGGGATCTTCCCCAATCGTGACGCCATCGTCCGGCTCGTCGGCGCCGTCCTCGCCGAGCAGACCGACGAGTGGGCCGAAGGCCGCCGCTACCTCGGACTCGAAGTCCTCACTCGCTGCCGCATCAACATCGTGCCCACCACCGAACCCGAGATCGGAGTCAACGACCTACCCGAACTGACTGCCTGAACCATCAACAAGGAGAACGCAGCGCTACACCACTACCCGGGACTTGACCATGAACGAGCTGGGCACCCCGGGCCAAGGACTTCCGACCGCGATCGAGTTGTGCTCCCAGTCCCAGAATGCCTTCGTCATCGTCATGAGGAAGTCAGTTCCCCATCGCCCCCGCGCGAGCAGCAGCAACAGGTTCTGCTTGTTTGCCTGATCCTGCGCTATGCGACCGTCCTCGACGTTCTCCTCGGTCAGAACTCCAGGGCGTGTTGTGTACGCCGCGAAGCTTTCCGCCCAGGTCGCGGGCAGGTCAAACTCTCCGGTGTTCTGCGTGGCCAACGACAACGTGTCTGCAAGGTCAGCCAGAACCACGTCATATCTCTTCGGGTCCACGTCTTCCTTGAGCCCGAGACCCTCCGGCTCAGCTACCGTGCCCAAGAGGTCACCCAACGCCCGAGGTGTCGCGTCACGAGTGAAGAAATAGGCGAACGCAGGATCCGCACGATGCGCCGCAAGTGACTCCTCGACGGCTTCCCGATCTCCCACTCCAAGCGCCTCCAGAGCCACGCCAGCATCGGCGCGCGCTTGCGCCGTAGCCGGCGACTCGCCATCGGACTGGCTCCCAATCGGGATCAAGTCGAACGACCACACCAACGTGACCAGAGCAAGCACCGCGGCCAGCAAGCCCACCAACGCGCCACGACGGCCAGTCATCAGCCGACGGATACTCGATGTATGGCTGCTCTCTTCTGATTGCCCGTCCTCTGCCATGGTCCATCCTTCATGTTGGCGCCTGCCCGAGATCTGCGAGTCGGGCACCGACAGATTAGACGAACACAGTCGGCGGCGAGTCGATCTCCGTTGGTTTCACCGTCGGCCAACGTCGCGGTCTCCGTGACAGTGACCCACTTGCCTGTACTCGAGGTGTTGGTCGTGGATTGGTAGCTGCTGGTCAAGAGCGAAGTCATCGGAAATCAGCAGAAACGTGTCGGGCACAGGAACCCCGGTACGTTGAAATCATCACCACCGTCGGAGTACACGTCCACGTCGGGGTGATTGCGATCCCACCCTGCTTGCTCTCGCCGCTTTTCGAGAACCGAGTCCTTGACGTAGTAGATGAACAACTGACCCATCCGCTACGGCGTGCCTGCCGGTGGCCACGTCTTGGTTGTCCCGTCCACACTCGCGGTCGCCTTTGGTGCCAATAGGCCACGTCGGGCGGCGCGTTCATGGGGTCGCTCCTCCGAGGGTCCCCTGAGACCGCGGAAGCGTAACGCGGCACGGATGCGATCACCTTGCCGGGGCCCGCAACTGTGTCGATCACATTCCAATGCTCGGCACCACCGATGTTGCGACGACGAGGAGCCATATCGCGCAGATCTGTCGCATTTTCGGGGGCACCAGCATCGGCCAATGCCTTGTTCGCCTTGTCCAAACGCTTCCCAGCCAGATCGGGAACTTTCCACGAGGTCGAAACGTCCCCGGCAGACTTGTCATCGTTCGATGAATCGTCTGCTTCGTCCATGGGTGTCAACATCACACCGATCAGGAAGAGCGCAATGATTGGCGCAAGGATTCCCGTGAGGATCGGATGCGCGCACACCCAGCGGACGGTGCCTTCACGCAGCTTCGCAGAGCCGTTCCACGCCCGTTTGAAGTCGTCCCCGTTGAGTCCACCGACAACTCTCCGCTTGTGATCTTGGTGGAGTGCCACCACTAAGGACGACGGTCAGATCAGCAAGTCGATTGGTCTGTGGTCACGGTCCTGTCGCGTCTGGTTGGGGCTCTGGTCATCCAGAGCTGCCAGCCACTCCTGCATCGTAGGCATCGTTCCTGGCGGCCCCGCTGCGCGACGCAACATTCGATCCAAGGGCGCGATCAATTCGGTCAAAAGTTGTGTAGTCGGCAAGTTATTGGCGACCTGTTGTCCGGACGACGCAGGCGCTCGCCCGATGATTTGCCGGGCAAGTTCGGAAAACTTCTCACGGTCGTCACCAAACGAGGACATCCCTTCCCCCGGCTGGTTCGTCCAGGCTCCTTGCCCAAAGGATCGAGCCTTCCTGAAATCAAGCGGACAAATCACTATCGGGTCAACGCTGTAGGCAATATTTCTTGCCTCAACCTTTCCAAAGATGACGCCTGAGGAATGCAGCGCTGCAAGCCATGCGGCAAGAACACGGACCAGTTCCAGCCGGTCCAACAAGTGAAGACTCTCAAGCTCTTGGCGGCGACTTAGGGTGTCCAACGTACGGATTTCGCCGTCTTCCACAAAGCGCCCGGGCAGTTCCGGGCACACGTATCCGTCAATACCTTGGTCGAAGTCGAGAAGTATTTCTGATGGCCAGTGCAAGTCGACCAGAGGCGCAGTCTTACCAAGTTCACGGACGATGTTCTCCCGTGCGTTGATGAGCATACGCAAGGATCGTTCAGCAGAGGAGCGCCTGACTGGCCTGTCGAAAAGCACCGCCGAACGTCCATCCTGCATGGGCACACCCCAGCGTGGGCCCTCGTCCCCCGAATGCGGAGTCCGGACGATAAGCTCTCGCTGGGCGACAGCTAATTGCTGTCTGTCCGACAGCGACGAAGTGACGACCGATTCATCTGCCCCCACGAAGAAGTAGTCCGGAGCAAAGGCAGGCGGCGTCGTCGCAATAGGTGCTTGGAACGGTGGCAGGTCCGCGATTGGTCCCACATAGCTCTGGACCGGTGCCGGATGCTCCGAGGGCCTCCCCCGCCGCTTGCGAAGAATCAATAACCACACGATAACAATTGCGCCGACGAGGCAGGCGACCATCAGGGCGATGAGGAGTGGTTTCACGGCGAGTCAGCCTTTTCCGTCGTGAACAGGAACACCTCCACACGAACATCGCCATAAGGGAGGCCACCGTCCCAGAAGGATCTGTATGGCGTGCCCTTTGGGAAGATGGACTTCGCTGCCGGGTTGAGTTCGGGATACAGGGCTGATGCCACTTGCTGCCCCATCACGGCAGTCTCTCCACCACCGAAGACCAACACGAGGGCCGCCTGGGCGTCCTTCTTGCGCAATTGCCTCGTGGCATCCGCCACAGCTTGTCGGGCCTGCTTCCGCGCCGTCTGATTCTTGCTGATCAGAGCATCGGCGTTGACACGGATGTTGAGACTTACTGGCTTCGTTTCCATGCCCACGATCTCGGGCTTCGCTACGGGTTCGGGTTTCGGTGGCGGCTCAGGAGGATCCACCGGGATTGCGGTCCCCAACCCGACGAAGAACAGAACCAAGAGCATGTCCGCAAACACCCATCCAGCCAAGGACTCTGCTGCCCGCAGCCGGCCGCGTCTACTGTCACTGAGGGATGCACGCACCCTCATCTCGCTAATGTCCTACCTGGTTGGAGGGCGCCGGATCGAGATATGGATCCACAGGACTGCTCGGCCGCGAGGCGTCAGCCTCCCCTTGCAACCTAAGCTCGTTGAGCAGCTGGCTGGCCAGGTCAGTTGCAAGAGTCAGGTCGTTGATCTGTGCCTGCAGTGTCCCCTGGTGCTGCTGCAGCAAGCTGGCGAACTCCACATTGCCGGCTCGCACGTCGTCCACGGATTGTCGATTGGCGTCCAGCCCACTCGTGAGTGCGTGAGCCCACTCGTCCTTGGCACCTGCGACTCTGCCCAGCCCCTCCGTGAACTGCTGCAGCACACTGATGGTCTGCTGTGAAACTTGAGAATTGTTCTTTGCCAACTGAGAGTTGCTTTGTGCGACCGAACTCTTGAACTCGTCCAGCGCACCAGTCAGGGCTTGCTGAATGTGCGTTGTCGAGGAACTCAACTGCTCTTGGGCCGTGGTCGCTGCTGCAGCTGAAGAGGCCAATTCGGCTCCAGCACGTGACGACGCGTCCAACAGTGGTTGAAGCCTTTCAGCAAGTTGATTCGAGACTGCGCCAAGGTCCTCTACAGCTTTGCTGGTTGTGGCCCCCAGCGTTTGAAGGGAATCATTCGTCGTGGAGGTGAGTGCCTGGAGCGACTTGCCCGTAGTGGTGTTCAGCGACTCGAAGGACTTCTCAGCGCTGGAATTGAGTGCTGACAGCGCTTGATTGGTGCTGCTGTTCAGAGCCTCAACGGCTTGGTTGGTGGCCTTGCGCAGTTCCTCAACCCCCTTCCTCGAAGCCTCATGCGCCTTGTTCAATTCCTTGACCGACCTCTTCAGAGCTGCTTCGAGGAAGCGTGGGTCGTCAGTGCGTCGCTCGTTGAGGAAGCGCTGGGCTGCACCGAGCGCTCCGGCTAGGTCACGACGGGCTTCGCGCGCCGAGTTCTCCTCGTGACCGACATTTCGTTCCGCTACGAGGCGATGTACCACGATGCACGCGACCGCGGCGAGAACGAGCGAGAAGGAGATCATCGCCATCGGAACCAATTGGTGGTTGCCCGTCAGACGGCCATCGAACCCCGTCGTCCACATCGCGAGGAACGTGCGCCCCTTCTCGTCTCCAGCATTGAGAAGGTCCTCGTAGGCCTTCGACGCGCTGTGAAGGCTCCACCAGGTCCAAGCGACAGGCAGAAACACCGAGATGCCAGCAATCGCTCCGGCTACTCGCTCGAACGAGTGCATACCCCTGACCGTGATGCTCGCCTCGGCCGGAAATGCCCCGATCAGATCGACCCCAGTCCAAGATCCATCACCTTGGTCGCGCACGGCTGTCGCCAACGACTGAAGGTCTTCATGTCGGCCTTCGAAGCGCGGGTCAGCCGCCAGCTCTTCCAACTTCAGCGCGCACGACTCTCGAGCGTCAGTCACACTTCCTCCTACAACCACCGGATCAGCCACTGCCATGGCCCGAACACCTGATTCCTTGTGAGTTGCCAAGTCCTAACGCACATTGGCTGTCCTCGCGGATGTTTGCGCGCCGAAACTTCCGACTTCAACCAAACGCACCCAGAAGGCTAACGGGGCTGGATACTCTTGGGACCGAAACGCAAGAAGTGTGAGGGAACTGCCATCGGACCGACCGACCGTGCTCAGCAATTTGCAGCGGTGCTGGGGCTCGTCGCCTGCATTCTGCTGGTCCTAGATGGGGTCCGTCTGGTTCGCGACAATCGGGACGATCACACATCAGCATCAACGGGCGAGCCGACGGCACTACCCTCCGCCCCGTCGAGTTCACCATCAGAGATCCTGTCAGGGGACCCTCAACCATCCGCCCTGCCCTCCGAACCGGAAACACAAGGAAGCCAAGCAACGGAGCCTTTGTCGAAGCCAGCTTCGAACAGCCGAGGAGCAAAACTGGCCTCACTTCTTGGCCAGGTCCAAGTCATCCCTAGACGGCCCAATGTCGATGGCTACGATCGAAGTTGCTCGCCAAGAGCCGGCTGCGTCTTCGGGACCGCATGGAACGACGCGACATCAGCTCCTCTGGGACACAACGGTTGCGACACCAGGAACGACGTCCTGCGCAAGGACTTGAGCGATATCGT
Coding sequences within:
- a CDS encoding IS256 family transposase, whose protein sequence is MTAPHIVDPAGLLGEALAEASPDLMRSLLQSIINTLLSADADAVVGAEYGRPTPSRTSQRNGYRHRDLDTRVGTVDVSIPKLRKGTYFPEWLLERRKRAESALITVVADCYLAGVSTRRMDKLVKTLGIDSLSKSQVSRMAAELDEHVEQFRHRPLDAAGPFTFVAADALTMKVREGGRVINAVVLVATGVNGDGHREVLGMRVATSETGAAWNEFFADLTARGLSGVRLVTSDAHAGLVEAIAANLPGASWQRCRTHYAANLMSTTPKTMWPAVKAMLHSVYDQPDAPAVHAQFDRLLDYVADKLPEVHEHLDGARADILAFTAFPKDVWTQIWSNNPAERLNREIRRRTDSVGIFPNRDAIVRLVGAVLAEQTDEWAEGRRYLGLEVLTRCRINIVPTTEPEIGVNDLPELTA
- a CDS encoding HNH endonuclease family protein, producing the protein MLGLVACILLVLDGVRLVRDNRDDHTSASTGEPTALPSAPSSSPSEILSGDPQPSALPSEPETQGSQATEPLSKPASNSRGAKLASLLGQVQVIPRRPNVDGYDRSCSPRAGCVFGTAWNDATSAPLGHNGCDTRNDVLRKDLSDIVIKPDTNGCLVLSGVLDDPYTGRTIRFQRGYETSLAVQIDHLIPLAAAWDLGAWKWSQSEREAFANDVTHELLAADGPSNMAKSDSTPASWLPPNKAFRCEYGVRYVEASIEWQLPVTAADVEVLKHLVPKC